The following are from one region of the Deltaproteobacteria bacterium genome:
- a CDS encoding flavin reductase family protein, whose translation MDPAMKKTALRMIPYGLYVLTAETSDGRFAAATVNWVTQASFEPPLVVVGVKTDSNAFPVIKASGAFALNVLGKGQQALAFAFFKSVTPEGDTIAGQRFRRGTTGAPLLESTPAFVECRLREVVEGGDHAIVVGEVVDAGVAKPPERRPDDAVLWLKDLGEKTFYGG comes from the coding sequence ATGGACCCAGCTATGAAGAAGACGGCGCTCCGCATGATCCCGTACGGACTCTATGTGTTGACGGCGGAGACGTCCGACGGCCGCTTCGCGGCCGCCACGGTGAATTGGGTGACGCAGGCATCGTTCGAGCCGCCGCTGGTGGTGGTCGGCGTCAAGACCGATTCGAACGCGTTCCCGGTGATCAAGGCCAGCGGTGCGTTCGCGTTGAACGTGCTCGGCAAAGGCCAGCAGGCGCTCGCCTTCGCGTTCTTCAAGTCAGTGACACCCGAAGGCGACACGATTGCAGGCCAACGCTTCCGGCGCGGCACCACCGGCGCACCGTTGCTCGAGAGTACGCCGGCCTTCGTTGAGTGCCGGCTGCGCGAAGTTGTCGAAGGCGGCGACCACGCCATCGTCGTCGGCGAAGTCGTCGATGCGGGTGTCGCCAAGCCACCCGAACGGCGGCCGGACGATGCGGTGCTGTGGCTCAAGGATCTCGGCGAGAAGACCTTCTACGGCGGATGA